A window of the Cystobacter fuscus genome harbors these coding sequences:
- a CDS encoding STM4012 family radical SAM protein: MQEQKAPANVHERLAQGINTYVLPNYVYGYPSKRTYRRFERPIPIKEVWADEPREGEVNIYIHIPFCRYRCTYCTLFLTTRHDPTMIDRYIDKVCQQLAMYGGLAGGRQVSSIYFGGGTPTMLTQDQFERIFSTVRRHFPKVADNAEISVEGAPDSMTPETLDCLKAAGVNRISMGLQSMHPRELAHSGRPYPVETAVEAIRNIRARFDHMNLDLIYGLTGQTRETWKQSLDQVLEFRPTTLSLYPVVARPLTHIKKQLDQSDESFFTDEMKYDIYDENVAKLRDLGYRQESFTRFTLLGERQEAYLQESLDFKGVPLIGIGTGARSYVGRYHYSTDYAVGRAETNQIIEEFIKTDFGDGFAIEQGNILDEEEQRRRFVVLNLTLSNLSMPAYEQRFGRPLRQDFPDELGAMEKLGCIRVSSAGTISLTDLGFKFSSLLASLFFSERMLRMEREYQAK; encoded by the coding sequence ATGCAGGAGCAGAAAGCACCCGCCAACGTGCACGAGCGATTGGCACAGGGCATCAACACCTATGTTCTGCCCAATTACGTGTACGGCTACCCGTCGAAGCGCACGTATCGTCGCTTCGAGCGACCCATTCCCATCAAGGAGGTTTGGGCGGACGAGCCGCGGGAGGGTGAGGTCAACATCTATATACACATCCCCTTCTGCCGCTACCGGTGCACCTACTGCACGCTCTTCCTGACCACCCGGCATGATCCCACGATGATCGACCGGTACATCGACAAGGTGTGTCAGCAGCTCGCGATGTATGGCGGGCTCGCCGGCGGGCGGCAGGTGAGCTCCATCTACTTTGGGGGTGGCACACCGACGATGCTGACGCAGGACCAGTTCGAGCGGATTTTCTCGACCGTGCGTCGGCACTTCCCCAAGGTGGCGGACAATGCGGAGATCAGCGTCGAGGGCGCCCCGGACAGCATGACGCCCGAGACCCTGGATTGCCTGAAGGCCGCCGGGGTGAATCGCATCAGCATGGGCTTGCAGAGCATGCATCCGCGGGAACTGGCGCACTCCGGTCGGCCGTACCCCGTGGAGACCGCGGTCGAGGCCATCCGCAACATCAGGGCCCGGTTCGATCACATGAACCTCGACCTCATCTATGGCCTGACCGGTCAGACGCGGGAGACCTGGAAGCAGAGCTTGGATCAGGTTCTCGAGTTCAGGCCGACCACGCTCTCCCTGTATCCGGTCGTGGCCCGGCCGCTGACCCACATCAAGAAGCAACTGGACCAGAGCGATGAGTCGTTCTTCACCGACGAGATGAAGTACGACATCTACGACGAGAACGTGGCGAAGCTGCGCGATCTTGGCTACCGCCAGGAGTCGTTCACCCGCTTCACGCTCTTGGGCGAGCGGCAGGAGGCGTACCTGCAGGAGAGCTTGGACTTCAAGGGCGTACCGCTGATCGGCATCGGTACGGGCGCTCGCAGCTACGTGGGCCGCTACCACTACAGCACCGACTATGCCGTGGGCCGCGCCGAGACCAACCAGATCATCGAGGAGTTCATCAAGACCGACTTCGGCGATGGCTTCGCCATCGAGCAGGGCAACATCCTGGATGAAGAGGAGCAACGGCGACGCTTCGTGGTGTTGAACCTCACGCTCAGCAACCTGAGCATGCCCGCCTACGAGCAGCGCTTCGGCCGTCCGCTGCGCCAGGACTTCCCGGACGAGCTGGGGGCGATGGAGAAGTTGGGCTGCATCCGTGTCTCCAGCGCCGGGACCATCAGCCTGACCGATCTGGGTTTCAAGTTCAGCAGCCTGTTGGCCAGCCTGTTCTTCTCCGAGCGCATGCTGCGCATGGAGCGCGAGTACCAGGCCAAGTAG
- a CDS encoding MFS transporter → MQPSHSASSLLGSNRNYRNLFIAHTLSVLGDWFNQFSLLAIVYLKTGSSAYVGLTLVSSALPALLLGPFIGALVDRSDCRRVMIISDVARVLLAATFILTVDWVWSIYPLLALMSLFETAFSTARNAIMPSVVDKPQLPIANVLMNVARGMMASVGAALGPIISGLIGQNGAFWLNSASFALSALLISRIVLNAPAQAHSRRWSREDLLAGYRYVLSNPIVLGVFITGVAWSLLGGAYYVLLTVYGAGVLKGGSSGIGVMYGAQGFGSVVGGLLVLRFLVHDEVRAIRLFSWGKIAQVLVFFGFLFAGELWTGAALILLMRTIGGLLTPYDTTLIQAYTPHELLGKVFAARSTFVEFATQLCTFVFGIWLSFYNEPRITGAVFGLGSLVLAVTGFVILNSRASRDMAAQRLEPG, encoded by the coding sequence ATGCAGCCCTCGCACTCCGCCTCGTCGCTTCTCGGTAGTAATCGCAACTACCGCAACCTGTTCATTGCGCACACGCTCAGTGTACTGGGTGACTGGTTCAACCAGTTCTCACTCCTGGCCATTGTCTACCTGAAGACCGGCTCGAGCGCCTACGTGGGGCTCACCCTGGTCTCCAGCGCCTTGCCTGCCCTGTTGCTCGGGCCGTTCATCGGGGCGTTGGTGGATCGGAGCGATTGCCGCCGGGTGATGATCATCAGTGACGTCGCCCGAGTCCTGCTCGCCGCCACATTCATCCTCACGGTCGACTGGGTGTGGTCCATCTACCCATTGCTGGCATTGATGTCTCTCTTCGAGACTGCCTTCTCCACGGCGCGCAACGCCATCATGCCGAGCGTCGTGGACAAGCCGCAGCTCCCCATCGCCAATGTCCTGATGAACGTGGCGCGAGGCATGATGGCCTCGGTGGGCGCGGCCCTGGGGCCGATCATCTCGGGCCTCATCGGTCAGAACGGCGCGTTCTGGCTGAACTCCGCGTCGTTTGCGCTGTCCGCGCTGCTCATCTCGCGGATTGTCCTGAATGCCCCGGCCCAGGCCCACTCCCGCCGCTGGTCGCGGGAAGATCTGCTCGCGGGGTACAGGTATGTGCTGTCCAACCCGATCGTCCTGGGCGTCTTCATCACGGGGGTTGCCTGGTCCCTGCTGGGTGGAGCCTACTACGTGCTGCTCACCGTCTACGGCGCCGGGGTGCTCAAGGGCGGCTCCTCTGGCATTGGCGTGATGTATGGAGCACAGGGCTTCGGCTCGGTGGTGGGCGGACTGCTGGTGCTGCGCTTCCTCGTGCATGACGAGGTGCGTGCCATCCGCCTCTTCTCCTGGGGGAAGATCGCCCAGGTGCTGGTGTTCTTCGGGTTCTTGTTCGCTGGAGAGCTCTGGACGGGTGCTGCCTTGATCCTGTTGATGCGGACCATTGGCGGACTGCTGACGCCCTACGACACGACGCTGATCCAGGCGTACACACCCCATGAGCTGCTGGGTAAGGTGTTCGCGGCGCGCAGCACCTTCGTGGAGTTCGCCACGCAGCTGTGCACCTTCGTCTTCGGAATCTGGCTCTCGTTCTACAATGAGCCCCGGATCACCGGGGCTGTCTTTGGCCTGGGCTCGCTGGTGCTGGCCGTTACCGGCTTCGTCATCCTCAACTCCCGGGCCTCGCGCGACATGGCCGCCCAGAGATTGGAACCAGGCTAG
- a CDS encoding methyltransferase domain-containing protein, with protein sequence MSDHREKTSAEGERYWEVGYGNPNVSTMGGPSSEVIEMAAALQPGANVLDLGCGEGRNSLYLATQGFKVTAVDLSKNAIAKLNDMSERAGVTVKTIVADLMELEFTEEYDAILAHGLPAWMKREDWQTLLTRAREKTRPGGFNMSSAKYFTPEYPEAEEFRKSGFPHSVGPLELKHFYSDWEIVRYDRYVKWERHPGVPTHPYPMDKLVARKPGNPSAPPARVQLVPIKDKQLPEEILSKLEVGMSLEKVLGLCGEPDAVETFVAEGLQYGVFTRESTSGYVLRFYFFGRTMLEIVDGRMRSRNDYLSEPMRIHY encoded by the coding sequence ATGTCAGACCATCGTGAGAAGACTTCCGCTGAGGGGGAGCGATATTGGGAGGTCGGGTACGGCAATCCCAACGTCTCCACCATGGGAGGGCCCAGCTCTGAAGTGATCGAGATGGCGGCCGCTCTTCAGCCGGGGGCCAACGTGCTCGACCTGGGCTGTGGAGAGGGGCGCAACTCCCTCTACCTCGCCACCCAGGGCTTCAAGGTCACCGCGGTGGATTTGTCAAAGAACGCCATCGCCAAGCTCAATGACATGAGCGAGCGTGCGGGCGTCACTGTCAAGACAATCGTCGCGGATCTGATGGAGCTGGAGTTCACCGAAGAGTACGACGCCATCCTGGCACATGGGCTGCCCGCGTGGATGAAGCGGGAGGACTGGCAGACGCTGCTCACGCGTGCGAGGGAAAAGACCCGGCCCGGTGGGTTCAACATGAGTTCCGCCAAGTACTTCACCCCCGAGTACCCGGAGGCGGAGGAGTTCAGGAAGAGCGGGTTCCCCCATTCGGTGGGCCCCCTGGAACTCAAGCACTTCTACTCGGACTGGGAGATCGTCCGGTACGACCGCTATGTCAAGTGGGAGCGCCACCCCGGGGTGCCAACCCACCCCTATCCCATGGACAAGCTGGTGGCGCGCAAGCCGGGCAATCCCTCCGCGCCCCCCGCCAGGGTCCAGCTCGTTCCCATCAAGGACAAACAGCTGCCCGAGGAGATCCTCTCCAAGCTGGAAGTGGGCATGAGTCTCGAGAAGGTACTTGGCCTGTGCGGCGAGCCGGATGCGGTGGAAACCTTCGTCGCGGAAGGTCTGCAGTACGGCGTCTTCACCCGGGAGTCGACGAGCGGATACGTGCTCCGCTTCTACTTCTTCGGAAGGACCATGCTCGAGATCGTTGATGGGCGGATGCGGTCACGCAACGACTATTTGTCGGAGCCCATGCGCATCCATTACTGA
- the guaB gene encoding IMP dehydrogenase: MDFDQKFGPEALTFDDVLLLPAKSDVLPRDCDVSTLLTREIRLSIPLVSSPMDTVTEARMAITLAREGGIGVLHKSMDVGRQAQLVNQVKRSENGVIRDPISCNPEDAIRKAQELMGQYHISGVPVVDRTGLLVGIITNRDVRFEENWDQPISAVMTKEHLVTAPEGTTLEQAKDILRKHKVEKLPLVDSRGMLKGLITIKDIEKVRKYPNAAKDARGRLLVAAAVGATPQYMERVDALVEAGVDVVVVDSAHGQAQGVLSTVSGIKHRHPKLQVIGGNVSTYDGARDMCEAGADAIRVGMGPGSICTTRMVAGIGVPQITAVYESTRAASQYGVPVIADGGVRYSGDIVKALAAGAHVVMMGSVFAGTDESPGDTEIYQGRSFKVYRAMGSLGAMRDGSPDRYFQEKGPKLVPEGIEGRVPSRGPVSDTIFQLVGGLRAGMGYCGTRNIEELRKNGRFIRITSSGVRESHPHDVQITKEAPNYTPL, encoded by the coding sequence GTGGACTTCGACCAGAAGTTCGGTCCAGAGGCTTTGACATTCGACGACGTTCTCTTGTTGCCCGCGAAGTCGGATGTGCTGCCGCGCGATTGCGATGTGAGCACGCTGCTGACCCGGGAGATCCGCCTGAGCATCCCGCTCGTCTCCTCGCCGATGGACACCGTTACCGAGGCCCGGATGGCGATCACCCTGGCGCGTGAAGGTGGCATTGGAGTCCTGCACAAGTCAATGGATGTGGGGCGGCAAGCCCAACTGGTCAACCAGGTCAAGCGTTCCGAGAACGGCGTCATCCGGGATCCCATCTCGTGCAATCCGGAAGATGCCATCCGCAAGGCGCAGGAGCTGATGGGCCAGTACCACATCTCCGGTGTGCCCGTGGTGGATCGCACCGGGTTGCTGGTGGGCATCATCACGAACCGGGACGTCCGGTTCGAGGAGAACTGGGATCAGCCGATCTCCGCCGTCATGACGAAGGAGCATCTCGTCACGGCCCCCGAGGGAACGACCCTGGAGCAGGCCAAGGACATCCTGCGCAAGCACAAGGTGGAAAAGCTGCCCTTGGTGGATTCGCGCGGCATGCTCAAGGGGCTGATCACCATCAAGGACATCGAGAAGGTCCGCAAGTATCCGAATGCGGCCAAGGACGCCCGGGGCCGTTTGCTGGTGGCGGCCGCCGTCGGAGCGACGCCCCAGTACATGGAGCGGGTGGACGCGCTGGTGGAGGCCGGGGTGGACGTGGTGGTCGTGGACAGCGCCCACGGTCAGGCTCAGGGCGTGCTGTCGACGGTGTCTGGCATCAAGCACAGACATCCCAAGCTGCAGGTGATTGGCGGCAATGTGTCAACCTATGACGGGGCACGAGACATGTGCGAGGCGGGCGCGGACGCGATCCGAGTCGGCATGGGCCCTGGATCGATTTGCACCACCCGCATGGTGGCGGGCATCGGCGTGCCCCAGATCACGGCCGTCTATGAGAGCACCCGCGCCGCCAGCCAGTATGGCGTGCCGGTGATCGCCGACGGTGGCGTGCGGTACAGCGGAGACATCGTCAAGGCCCTGGCGGCGGGCGCCCATGTGGTGATGATGGGCTCGGTCTTCGCCGGAACGGATGAATCGCCAGGCGACACGGAGATCTACCAGGGCCGCTCCTTCAAGGTGTACCGGGCGATGGGCTCCCTGGGCGCCATGCGGGATGGTTCTCCGGATCGCTACTTCCAGGAGAAGGGCCCCAAGCTGGTACCCGAGGGCATTGAAGGCCGCGTGCCGTCCCGCGGCCCTGTCTCGGACACCATCTTCCAGCTCGTGGGCGGTCTGCGCGCTGGCATGGGTTACTGCGGCACCCGCAACATCGAGGAGTTGCGCAAGAACGGGCGTTTCATCCGCATCACGAGCTCCGGCGTGCGCGAGAGTCACCCGCACGACGTGCAGATCACCAAGGAAGCCCCGAACTACACCCCGCTGTAG
- the guaD gene encoding guanine deaminase, giving the protein MSEPTLRTLRGRLLCPEQTNARFELVPDALIELDAHGLIQSVRAAPSDCRIPETHPGAVLLPSFIDTHIHFPQTRMLGSASGPLLQWLERSVFPEEARFGERAYAEQVAREFCDALIAQGTTCAAIFSSSHFDATDALFAELDRRGLRALAGMTLMDRSAPAMLLHEPASALDACSVLIDRWHGHDKNRLRFCVTPRFGLSCTPELLRGAARLAERHGLWIQTHLAENRDEVHATAAAFPSSRDYLGVYEDHGLVGNHSLFAHCVWLSEGEWERIARHDAVVAHCPDSNFFLNSGCMPLRQATRRGIRVGLATDMGAGRTFSMRRVAASAYDAALVLQAPVSPEELLWRATTGGALALGLGGQVGRIAPGYEADLVALNVPAHVGPEGLFDALLFQHDAGPVRATYVRGQRLTPTHRSND; this is encoded by the coding sequence TTGTCTGAACCCACACTTCGCACCCTGCGCGGCCGTCTTCTGTGTCCCGAGCAAACCAATGCACGCTTCGAGCTGGTTCCAGATGCGTTGATTGAACTGGATGCGCATGGACTCATCCAGTCGGTGCGGGCCGCCCCCAGCGACTGCCGCATCCCGGAAACGCACCCCGGGGCTGTTCTCCTGCCCAGCTTCATCGATACACACATCCATTTTCCTCAAACGCGGATGCTCGGCAGCGCCAGTGGCCCATTGCTGCAGTGGCTGGAGCGGTCGGTGTTTCCAGAGGAGGCTCGCTTTGGTGAGCGGGCCTACGCCGAGCAGGTGGCCAGAGAGTTCTGTGATGCCCTCATCGCCCAGGGCACCACCTGCGCCGCCATCTTCAGTTCCAGCCACTTCGACGCCACGGATGCGCTGTTCGCCGAGCTGGATCGGCGCGGCCTGCGAGCCCTCGCCGGAATGACCCTGATGGACAGGTCCGCTCCGGCGATGCTGCTCCACGAACCGGCCTCCGCCCTGGACGCCTGCTCCGTCCTGATCGACCGCTGGCACGGCCACGACAAGAACCGGCTCCGTTTTTGCGTGACGCCCCGATTCGGGCTGAGCTGTACCCCGGAGTTGCTGCGGGGGGCCGCCCGGCTGGCCGAACGTCACGGCCTGTGGATTCAGACCCACCTGGCGGAGAACCGGGACGAGGTGCACGCCACGGCGGCGGCCTTTCCCTCCTCGCGCGACTACCTGGGCGTGTACGAGGACCACGGCTTGGTGGGCAATCACTCCCTGTTCGCCCATTGCGTGTGGCTGTCGGAAGGAGAGTGGGAGCGAATCGCGCGCCACGACGCCGTCGTCGCGCACTGCCCGGACAGCAACTTCTTCCTGAACAGCGGATGCATGCCGTTGCGACAGGCGACCCGCCGGGGTATCCGGGTGGGTCTGGCCACGGACATGGGGGCCGGGCGGACCTTCTCGATGCGTCGGGTGGCCGCGAGCGCATATGACGCGGCGCTCGTCCTCCAGGCACCGGTGTCACCGGAGGAACTGCTGTGGCGCGCCACCACCGGAGGAGCGCTCGCGCTGGGGCTGGGTGGACAGGTGGGGCGGATCGCACCTGGCTACGAGGCGGACCTGGTGGCGCTGAACGTCCCCGCGCACGTAGGGCCAGAGGGGCTGTTCGACGCGTTGTTGTTCCAACATGACGCAGGTCCCGTGCGCGCCACCTACGTCCGGGGCCAACGATTGACGCCGACCCATCGGAGCAATGACTAG
- a CDS encoding 3-oxoacyl-ACP reductase family protein, translated as MSKLAGKRALVTGASRGIGAAIARRLAAEGADIAFTYQRSAEAAQALARELEGLGRKVIAIQADSADPAAVQRSVSATVERLGGLDILVNNAGIARGGPLEEMTLEDIDALLNVNIRAVVLATRAAIPHLPRGGRIINIGSNLAERVAFGGVTVYSMTKSALISLTRGLARDVGPRGIAVTLVNPGSTDTDMNPANGPRAEKQRGLSALGHYGKSEDIAAAVAFLAGPDAAHVTGTSITVDGGQNA; from the coding sequence ATGTCGAAGCTTGCTGGCAAGAGGGCGCTCGTCACCGGAGCGAGTCGTGGAATCGGTGCCGCGATCGCGCGAAGGCTCGCGGCGGAGGGCGCGGACATCGCATTCACCTATCAGCGCTCGGCCGAAGCGGCCCAGGCGCTCGCACGAGAGCTCGAGGGGCTCGGGAGGAAGGTCATCGCGATCCAGGCCGACAGCGCCGATCCCGCGGCTGTTCAGCGTTCCGTCTCGGCGACGGTCGAACGGCTTGGCGGCCTGGACATCCTCGTCAACAACGCGGGCATTGCCCGGGGGGGTCCGCTCGAGGAGATGACGCTCGAGGACATCGACGCGCTTTTGAACGTGAACATCCGGGCGGTCGTGCTGGCCACGCGGGCGGCGATTCCACACCTGCCTCGCGGCGGTCGCATCATCAACATCGGCAGCAATCTCGCCGAGCGCGTGGCCTTCGGTGGCGTCACGGTGTACTCCATGACCAAGTCGGCGTTGATTTCGCTGACCAGGGGCCTGGCTCGAGACGTGGGGCCACGGGGAATTGCCGTGACCCTGGTCAACCCGGGCTCGACCGACACCGACATGAACCCGGCGAACGGACCGAGAGCCGAGAAGCAGCGCGGACTCAGCGCCTTGGGGCACTATGGCAAGTCGGAGGACATCGCGGCCGCGGTCGCATTCCTCGCCGGGCCGGACGCCGCCCATGTGACGGGTACCAGCATCACGGTCGATGGGGGACAGAACGCCTGA
- a CDS encoding TetR/AcrR family transcriptional regulator: MPTTTEKKAPKRGRPREFDREKALCAAMELFWRKGFTATSIAELCAAMGINSPSLYAAFGGKEALYEEAIRQYQVTYGPFVWDGFFEAPTAYDAIEALLLSSAEVLPRRGKPLGCMVTLASAGDEGHAELKALLVEQRAHILQRIRERLERAMAEGELSRSVEPIPIARFYAGVQQAMSIQARDGATREDLRATARLAMKAWKTVTEASAS, translated from the coding sequence GTGCCGACCACTACAGAAAAGAAGGCGCCCAAGCGTGGCCGCCCAAGAGAGTTCGACCGGGAGAAGGCGCTGTGCGCCGCGATGGAGCTGTTCTGGCGCAAGGGCTTCACCGCGACGTCCATCGCGGAGCTGTGCGCCGCCATGGGGATCAACTCACCCAGCCTCTATGCGGCGTTCGGCGGCAAGGAAGCCCTCTACGAGGAGGCCATACGCCAGTACCAGGTGACTTATGGTCCCTTCGTCTGGGACGGGTTCTTCGAGGCTCCGACCGCGTACGACGCGATCGAGGCCTTGCTGCTCAGCTCCGCCGAGGTCCTACCCAGGCGAGGAAAACCCCTGGGATGCATGGTGACGCTCGCCTCCGCGGGAGACGAGGGCCATGCCGAGCTGAAGGCACTCCTCGTGGAGCAACGTGCCCATATCCTCCAGCGCATCCGCGAGCGTCTCGAGCGTGCCATGGCCGAAGGTGAGCTCTCACGCAGCGTGGAGCCGATACCCATCGCCCGGTTCTACGCGGGCGTCCAGCAGGCGATGTCCATCCAGGCCCGTGATGGTGCGACCCGCGAGGACCTGCGGGCCACGGCCCGGCTCGCCATGAAGGCGTGGAAGACAGTGACGGAAGCGAGCGCTTCCTGA
- a CDS encoding regulatory protein RecX, which produces MDESTGRERGQLQGKRKQPRKVSPRYLENAALHYLKRYSATMSQLKTVLVRRVDRSLRFHGGERTEALGWVDALVEKLVRNGLVNDQAYAETKAHSLRASGRSARVIAQKLKLKGVAKEVVEQKVAEASAEVSEEQAARIWARKKRLGPFRRDPKTRSDNRQRDLAAMARAGFSFAMAKKIIDGSADEPPPPF; this is translated from the coding sequence ATGGATGAGTCGACGGGAAGAGAGCGAGGCCAGCTCCAGGGCAAGCGGAAGCAGCCCCGGAAGGTGTCTCCGCGCTACCTGGAGAACGCCGCGCTGCACTACCTCAAGCGGTACTCGGCGACGATGAGCCAGCTCAAGACCGTGCTCGTGCGCAGGGTGGACAGGTCCCTGCGCTTCCACGGCGGCGAGCGCACCGAGGCGCTCGGTTGGGTGGACGCGCTCGTGGAGAAGCTCGTGCGCAACGGGCTCGTCAACGACCAGGCCTATGCGGAGACGAAGGCCCATTCGCTGCGCGCCTCGGGCCGCAGCGCCCGGGTGATCGCCCAGAAGCTCAAGCTCAAGGGCGTGGCCAAGGAGGTCGTCGAGCAGAAGGTGGCCGAGGCCTCCGCGGAGGTGTCCGAGGAGCAGGCCGCGCGCATCTGGGCGCGCAAGAAGCGGTTGGGGCCCTTCCGGCGCGACCCGAAGACCCGCTCGGACAACCGGCAGCGGGATCTCGCCGCCATGGCCCGCGCGGGCTTCTCCTTCGCCATGGCGAAGAAGATCATCGATGGCTCGGCGGACGAGCCACCCCCTCCGTTCTAG
- a CDS encoding carbohydrate-binding protein, with protein sequence MLALCLCLSGATSAAQSQTPFGANGFPGVIKAQDFDQGGEGVAYHDSDSVNSHAYYRPDEAVDIGIRGSGTYEVRTSPGEWLEYTVNVAQGGRYELALSYSLPSGTGAVRIGWDGANEVPVTLPATGGHGTFQSYKVPVPIDIPQGTHVLRLTFVGGDLYVRQLGSARLAGRAFYLSRSGAGAKDGSSWSQAFSADQLQTTLNQTLQPGDTLYVAGGVYQSSTPFSFSLTTSGTDALHKKVVGVDLGQGLPVFKGQWNPANPGASSKSYAFLRFTGAHYWDIERLSAENYYYGVRADTSSHLQLSELHLSQIREGLALSHVSDSKVSRSDARKYTKRGIRFIEDVSDLLVEDFLADATLGDSTWPTEAYPFGVSIENPADPTLPTHDVVFNRVTARNNTFTTASTGDYQNGDGFSLERSAFGISFLNSAALDNTDGGWDDKSQAAYYENCVALRNKRNFRLWNDSAQPTTLNNVLSAFAQKHDTYSTAGLWSQGYVEVYGSTFYANAGSEIVLENNATPAARVKIVNSIASDATACGSVASKEGGTTLEWVNSRLCDGAAASPVPLRAPRADWTGDPADAFNPADASVLQGYRPAP encoded by the coding sequence TTGCTTGCCCTGTGTCTGTGTCTGTCCGGGGCGACGAGCGCCGCGCAGAGCCAGACGCCGTTTGGAGCCAATGGCTTTCCAGGGGTGATCAAGGCCCAGGACTTCGACCAGGGCGGAGAGGGCGTGGCCTATCACGACTCCGACTCGGTCAATTCCCATGCGTATTACCGGCCGGACGAGGCGGTGGACATCGGCATCCGGGGCTCGGGCACCTACGAGGTCCGCACCTCTCCGGGTGAATGGCTGGAGTACACGGTCAACGTGGCGCAGGGCGGACGCTACGAGCTCGCCCTCTCCTACTCGCTTCCGAGCGGCACGGGAGCGGTCCGCATCGGCTGGGACGGTGCGAACGAAGTCCCCGTCACCCTTCCGGCCACGGGCGGCCACGGGACCTTCCAGAGCTACAAGGTGCCGGTGCCCATCGACATCCCCCAGGGCACGCACGTGCTGCGCCTGACCTTCGTCGGAGGAGACCTCTACGTGAGACAGCTCGGCTCGGCGCGGCTCGCCGGCCGGGCCTTCTACCTGAGCCGCTCGGGTGCTGGCGCCAAGGATGGGTCCAGCTGGAGCCAGGCGTTCTCGGCGGATCAACTCCAGACCACCCTGAACCAGACGCTCCAGCCCGGGGACACGCTGTACGTGGCGGGAGGTGTCTACCAGAGCAGTACACCCTTCTCCTTCTCGCTCACGACGAGCGGAACGGACGCGCTGCACAAGAAGGTGGTGGGGGTGGACCTGGGCCAGGGGCTGCCCGTCTTCAAGGGGCAGTGGAATCCGGCCAATCCGGGCGCCTCCAGCAAGAGCTATGCGTTCCTGCGGTTCACGGGCGCGCACTACTGGGACATCGAGCGGCTGAGCGCCGAGAACTACTACTACGGCGTCCGGGCCGACACCTCGTCCCACCTCCAGCTGAGCGAGCTGCACCTGAGCCAGATTCGAGAAGGTCTCGCCTTGAGCCACGTCTCGGACTCGAAGGTGTCGCGGTCCGACGCCCGGAAGTACACCAAGCGCGGAATCCGCTTCATCGAGGACGTGTCCGACCTGCTCGTGGAGGACTTCCTCGCGGATGCCACGCTGGGCGATTCCACCTGGCCGACGGAAGCCTACCCCTTCGGCGTCTCCATCGAGAATCCCGCGGATCCCACCCTGCCCACCCATGACGTGGTGTTCAACCGCGTCACCGCCCGGAACAACACGTTCACGACCGCCTCCACCGGCGACTACCAGAACGGGGACGGCTTCTCGTTGGAGCGCTCGGCCTTCGGCATCTCCTTCTTGAACTCGGCCGCGCTCGACAACACCGATGGTGGCTGGGATGACAAGTCCCAGGCGGCCTACTACGAGAACTGCGTGGCGCTGCGCAACAAGCGCAACTTCCGCCTCTGGAATGACAGCGCCCAGCCCACGACGTTGAACAACGTGCTGAGCGCCTTCGCCCAGAAGCACGACACCTACTCGACCGCGGGCCTGTGGTCCCAGGGCTACGTGGAGGTGTACGGCTCCACGTTCTACGCGAACGCGGGCAGTGAGATCGTGCTCGAGAACAACGCCACCCCCGCGGCGCGCGTGAAGATCGTGAACTCCATCGCCTCGGACGCCACGGCCTGTGGAAGCGTGGCCTCCAAGGAGGGCGGCACCACCCTGGAGTGGGTCAACAGCCGGCTGTGCGACGGGGCGGCCGCGTCCCCGGTGCCGCTCCGGGCCCCCCGTGCCGACTGGACGGGAGACCCCGCGGACGCCTTCAACCCCGCGGATGCCTCCGTGCTCCAGGGATACCGGCCCGCCCCCTAA